The following coding sequences lie in one Halarsenatibacter silvermanii genomic window:
- a CDS encoding 4Fe-4S dicluster domain-containing protein has protein sequence MKTVKIRTERCVGCRHCELACSLEHSPRGKIHALFQDSPPLPARISVRTGIDLLNFPLRCQHCEPAPCRGVCPSGAIFRDRTTEKVQVNEDDCISCGMCAMVCPYSAITFPVAGRETPAEKEKAPAYKCDDCLDRRQQDEIPACAEACRTGALEFGEIDEMVSAERDELAVLLTADASGKKSDRRPENMEKYRELKQKMAELGPFPASRKEE, from the coding sequence GTGAAAACAGTAAAGATCAGAACAGAGAGATGTGTCGGCTGTCGTCACTGTGAGCTGGCCTGTTCGCTCGAGCATTCTCCCCGCGGAAAAATTCACGCACTTTTTCAGGATAGTCCGCCCCTGCCCGCTCGAATCAGCGTTAGAACCGGCATAGACCTCCTCAATTTTCCCCTCCGCTGTCAGCACTGCGAACCCGCACCCTGCCGGGGAGTCTGTCCCAGCGGCGCTATTTTTCGCGACAGAACGACAGAAAAAGTCCAGGTAAATGAAGATGATTGTATCTCCTGTGGGATGTGTGCCATGGTCTGTCCTTACAGCGCTATAACTTTTCCCGTCGCCGGCCGGGAAACCCCGGCTGAAAAAGAAAAGGCCCCTGCCTATAAATGTGATGACTGCCTTGATCGACGTCAGCAGGACGAGATTCCCGCCTGCGCGGAGGCCTGCCGCACCGGAGCATTGGAGTTTGGCGAGATCGATGAGATGGTTTCTGCTGAAAGAGATGAGCTGGCAGTTTTGCTGACCGCTGACGCTTCCGGCAAAAAGAGCGATCGCCGGCCTGAAAACATGGAGAAATATCGCGAGTTAAAGCAAAAGATGGCAGAACTTGGACCCTTTCCTGCCAGCCGAAAGGAGGAATAA